In the genome of Granulibacter bethesdensis CGDNIH1, one region contains:
- the choW gene encoding choline ABC transporter permease subunit yields MEWITDWISDRKIPVGAWIARLIDLLKHHSQGLFDAISVAVSAVINGFSSLLLSVPGPLMIVLLAVLAYVMRRSVSIAVFTAAALLFILNQGYWDETMQTLALVLSSALVSTLIGVPLGIAAAHRPWLAQGMRPVLDLMQTLPTFVYLIPTLVLFGLGAVPGLISTVIFALPAPIRLTQLGISSVPRPLIEAGEAFGATRWQLLWKVELPGAKTMILAGLTQCIMLSLSMVVIAALVGAGGLGVPVVRALNTVRVDTGFEAGLAIVLLAIMLDRVFRPSEDQS; encoded by the coding sequence ATGGAATGGATTACCGACTGGATCAGTGACAGGAAAATTCCTGTCGGCGCATGGATTGCTCGTCTGATCGACTTGTTAAAGCATCATAGTCAGGGCCTGTTTGACGCGATCTCTGTTGCGGTCAGTGCCGTTATCAATGGCTTTTCTTCTCTGCTGTTGAGCGTGCCCGGTCCGCTGATGATCGTGCTCCTGGCGGTGCTGGCCTATGTGATGCGACGATCTGTCTCCATTGCCGTGTTCACTGCGGCGGCCCTGCTGTTCATTCTGAATCAGGGCTATTGGGATGAGACGATGCAGACTCTGGCGCTGGTCCTGAGTTCCGCGCTGGTTTCCACCCTGATCGGGGTGCCGCTGGGTATTGCGGCGGCGCATCGTCCTTGGCTGGCGCAGGGGATGCGGCCGGTGCTGGATCTGATGCAGACCCTGCCGACCTTCGTCTATCTGATTCCAACCCTGGTCCTGTTCGGGCTGGGGGCGGTGCCGGGCTTGATTTCCACAGTGATTTTCGCACTGCCTGCCCCGATCCGTCTGACGCAGCTTGGTATTTCCTCCGTGCCGAGACCTCTGATCGAGGCCGGTGAAGCGTTTGGCGCAACGCGCTGGCAATTGCTGTGGAAGGTGGAACTGCCGGGGGCGAAGACCATGATTCTCGCCGGTCTGACCCAGTGCATCATGCTGAGCCTGTCCATGGTGGTGATCGCGGCGCTGGTGGGTGCCGGCGGTCTTGGTGTGCCGGTCGTGCGGGCACTCAATACGGTGCGCGTGGATACCGGGTTTGAAGCCGGGCTGGCGATTGTGCTGCTGGCCATTATGCTGGATCGTGTGTTCCGCCCGTCTGAGGATCAATCATGA